One segment of Gemmatimonadota bacterium DNA contains the following:
- a CDS encoding HepT-like ribonuclease domain-containing protein — MALAKEFAGAVRTINELEADPKTRDSVMGALEIVGEATKSVPPSVRALDSAIPWKEMAGMRDKLIHAYETVDVEILLKTVREDIPTAEPRIRALLDRLAEAGNERW, encoded by the coding sequence ATGGCTCTTGCCAAGGAATTTGCCGGAGCGGTTCGCACGATCAATGAGCTGGAGGCTGACCCCAAGACCCGCGACTCCGTCATGGGAGCTCTCGAAATCGTAGGCGAGGCCACGAAAAGCGTGCCGCCCTCTGTCCGAGCCCTGGATTCCGCGATCCCCTGGAAAGAGATGGCCGGGATGAGGGACAAGCTCATCCACGCCTACGAGACCGTCGACGTGGAGATCCTCCTGAAGACGGTCCGGGAGGACATTCCAACTGCAGAGCCTCGTATTCGGGCGTTGCTGGATCGGTTGGCCGAGGCCGGGAACGAGAGGTGGTAG
- a CDS encoding nucleotidyltransferase family protein, with amino-acid sequence MKTNEKLEPVLERLRDLLPELQKRYSVDTLEVFGSRVREDAREESDLDILVTFTVTPGLFEFIRLENEIADRLGVPVDLVMRRSLKPRLRDRILAEAIPV; translated from the coding sequence ATGAAGACCAATGAGAAGCTGGAGCCGGTATTGGAACGCCTGCGGGACCTCCTCCCCGAGCTCCAAAAGCGTTACTCCGTCGACACGCTGGAGGTCTTCGGCTCACGGGTCCGGGAGGATGCGCGCGAGGAGAGCGATCTCGACATCCTGGTGACGTTCACGGTGACGCCTGGCCTCTTCGAGTTCATCCGGTTGGAGAATGAGATCGCCGACCGGCTGGGTGTTCCGGTGGACCTCGTCATGCGCAGGTCTCTGAAGCCCCGGCTCCGGGACCGGATCCTGGCGGAGGCCATCCCGGTCTGA